A window of Bdellovibrionota bacterium genomic DNA:
CTCTCTCCTGAAGCGCTTGGGAGACCGAGGAGTTCTCGCCCGCCGAATCGGCGGCGTCAGCGATGGAGACCCATTTCTCCGAGTAGTCGCTTAGTCCTCGTTTCGAGAGGAATAAGGGCAATAGGCACGTGTGCGCTGGAAATCGGCGTCATAATGCACCACCCAAGGAAGAAATACTCAAATAGATACAGCCGGTTAGGCAAGAGCCAACCCATTTCATCCGGGCGTGACCGTTGCACTAGTGCGTCTTCGTGTCGCGTTCGAGCTTCGCTTTTCCTTTTGTCCTCATCCTTGGTCAGGTCTCCGTCACTTTCGCCGGTGATTTTTCGGTTGCCACCGAATTTCCCGGAAATCCTTCCAATCAGATGCTCAATCGACCGGACCCAGCGGTCTTGTACGGACAAACGTCGTTGGATCAAGGACGCGTACTTCAAACCGATCGATTCGGATTTCAGGAACTGGGAAAGTTCAGCTTCGGACTCTCGGAACAAAGCCGCCTTTATGTCGTCGATACCGATTCACTTCCACAGCGGTTTTTGGGTTCTCCCACGACCCAAATGTTGGAACACCAAGTCGAACTTCGCCTGGAAGTCGACGCCGATCGCGGAACTCATTGGTTCACTCAGCTCAAATCGTTGTCCAGCCATCAGGGAATCGAGTCAATTGGAGGGACCGACGGTTGGGTCGATCGATATCGGGAATCGGCGTACTCGATTCTTCAGGGCTGGAAGCAGGAGCTGGGAAAAGGACTGTGGATAGAATTCGCCTTGGGCGCCGCCCGTTGCCAATCGCAAAGCTTGGGGACCGATGATGTCCACCCCATCGGCACGTTTCGATTGCGGAAGGATGCGGGCATCGTAAGCGTCACCGCTCGGGGGGGCCAAGATGTACGCGGTGGAAGTTCAGCAACCGGTATTTACGGCATGCAGATCGAGCAGTCCGGCGGTTTCGAAGGATCGGTTCAAATATCCGACCGGATCCGCTTTATTTTGGACTGCGTTTTGGCTCGCGCCGACGGGGCGTTTCGTCGGGAAAAAATCCTGGGCTCAGCGTATATTTTGACGGCGAGCGCAGATCTTGCGGTTCAGTGGAGTTCCCATCTTCAGACAAAGTTTGGTTTTTCGAATCGGCAGATGTTTTCCGAAGCCGATCTCATCCGAGGGGCGGCCGGGCCGATGGCTATGGTTTCGTTCTTGTACCGATTTTCTTAGATCAGTTCTAATAATCTGGATTAGGCCGCCGGCTTCTTCTCAGAAAGTTGCCGAATCGAACGCTGAAACTGGCGCTGCCGCCGATCGATGGAGAAAAGATAGGCGAGCGTGGCGATCCAAAAAACGAGATAAGCCGCGATCAAGTAAGAAAGATGATTCATACGTTCTCCGAATGTTGCAACCGGGCCGACGCCAACAGATTGCGATTTCGCTCCAGGCGGAAGCGGGCGACCATCAGCGAACTGAACAGTAGAACCATGGCGCAAAATGTAATGGCCAGTGTGGCTTGCATCTTAGGCGTCAGACCGCTGTTTTGAGAAGCCATGACGGAGGGGTGAATCCCCCGCCAAAGGCGAACGGAAAAGTGAATGATCGGCACGTCCAAGAAGGCGATGATGGCCACGATCGAAGTCACGGCGCGGCCTCGGGCCGAGCCTTCAAAATATCCGCGTAAAACCATGTAAGCCGCGTAGAGAAGCCACAAAAGGAGCGTGGTCGTGAGCCTCGGGTCCCAGTCCCACCAGGTGCCCCAGATCGGTTTGGCCCAAATGGGGCCGGTCAGCAGGACCACCGTACAAAAGAAAAAACCGACCTCGGCGGCGGAGACGACGAGTTCGTCCCAGTGGAGTTTTTTCTCCAGGAGGTAAAAAAGTCCCCCCAGGAAAGCGAGAAAGAAACCGATGTACATCGTGATGGCGCAGGCGACGTGGACGTAAAAGATTTTTTGAACCATCCCTTGTGTCGCCTCTTCGGGAGCGTAAAAAAAGATCGTCCCGAAAGCGGTTAAAAGGGCCAGGCTCGTGACGGCGTTTAATTTCACGACGGATCTTCTACCACAAAATCAAATAGAAGGGCGGAGGCGGTGAGAAAGATCAGGTCGAATCCCACCATGAGAGGGATTTCTTTCGGCGTTACGCCGGCAAAGACCTCGCCTGTGGCTTTTACGGCCGCAATCAATAACGGAATAACCACCGGGTAAAACACGACGGGCAGAAGCAATTCTTTGAGGCGAGCGTGCGTAAGAAGAGAGGCGAAGAGGGTTCCCACGGCGGCGTAACCGATGGTTCCGAGAGCCAGAACGGACGCGAACGCCGGCAGCCAGTCCCCCACGGCGAAATTGAAAAAGAGGATGAAGAAAGGGATCGTGAGGAGCTGGATGACCAGCATGAAGACCAGCGTCGTCACGAATTTGGCGAAGTACAGAGCGGTGCCTGTGCAACCGGCCAAAAGGAGCCCTTCGTGCGCGTGATCCTCTTGGTCCCGATGGGCGAGGTAATTCATGGAGATCGATCCCGAAAAGACCACCACCACCCAGATGATGCCGGGGGCTACCTTTTCCACGATCTGAGGGTTGATGCTGAAACTGAAATTGAAAATGACGAGGCAGAGCATGACAAAGAGAAACGTGGCGTACAGCATCTCCTTGGACCGGAGTTCGATTCGGACGTCCTTTTCCGCCAGTGTGAGCACCGTCGTGAGAAATCGAATCACTGGATCCGCCCTCCCGCGAGAGTGATCGTTCGATCGACCCAGCTCTCGACGATCGAGAGATCGTGCGTGGAACACAAAATCGTCGTTTTGCTTTTTTTCGATTTGGCGGCGTCGATAAAGAGCTGCCGGCCGCGTTGATCCAATCCGGTCGTCGGTTCATCCCAGAGAATCAGGGAGGGCGAATGCAACGTGGATCGGATGAGGGCGATTCGCTGGCGTTCACCTCGCGACAACGTCCGGACAAGCTCGTTTTCAAAGGCGCGCATTCCGAAACGATCCAGCTCTTCGGTGATGAGGCGCGGCGCGGGCGAAATCCCGTGCAAGGCGGCGTAGAAGTTCAGGTTCTGCCGAACCGTCAGATCCCCATAGAGAAATCCCTCCGTGAAGAGCGCTCCGATTTTTTTCCGAATCGAGGGCGACGAAAGCTCCTCTTCCGAATCCCCGAACAGGCGGACCTCTCCAGAAGAGGGCGCCAGCAGAGTCGAAACGATGCGCAGAAGCGTGGTCTTGCCGGAGCCGTTGTGCCCGACCAGCGCTACCGCCTCACCTTCCTTCATCTCAAGTTGGATGTGGTGCAGGACAAACCGCTCCGAAAACGCGCGGCTGACGTCGTTTAAGGATACGACGATCACGCGGCGGGTTTCGCCCTTTCTTCCTGTTGCAGATCAAAAAGAAGTTCGAGCCAGCGTTCCTTTTCCGAATGGTATTGAGCTGACGAAATCGATCCACCCTGAAATTTTCGCTCGAGTTCAGTGAGCGCCGCCAACCCCTGTTTCTTGGCCTGTTCCGACTCTTTAGGTGCGATCGGCGTGCGCGAAGGGCGCACGGCAAAATAAATGGCGGCCACGAGCACGGCACCGAGCCCCGAATAAAGAAGACCCGAAGCGACGTCGCCGGGCATGGGAAGTCCGGAAACCGTTAACGAGGTGGCTTCATTCGGACCGACGGGTCCTGAGGTGTAGAAATAATAAGACTTGCCCTTGATGGTTTGAGGGGACTGGCGGGTCAGCAGGGCACTCCGTATCCGGTAGTCCTTTTCGCTCAAGACGAGCGTCAATTTGTCCCGAGAGACCGACATCGGGAAATCGAAAGAGACGGAACGGTGTTCATAAGGAAAAAGATACGAGTATTCGACTTTCACGGCTCCCGAAGGGCCGGGAGCGATCGGAAGGCGCAAATGGAGTTTGGAAGTGGCTTCGTCCACCCGTGTGTTCTCCTGCGAAAGGCTCCCCATCAAATTCAGCTCGAATCCTCCTTTGGGGAGCGTGAGATCGATGGGCGTTCCCCTTTCCCCGCGCGGATCGTAAGGAGTGGTTCCCTCATTTCGGAGTTCAACGGAATGGCTGGCCTTGATGACGTTGCGACGGCCGAATTCGAGCAGGATGATTTCATTGCCGCGGATATCTCCGGGGTCAGGGCGCACCGGATAAATGACGAGGTCCGCCATTTGAAGCGATTTCGACCTGTGAAAGCGGTCCCCGTTGGACCGAAACGGCACTCCACCTCGCTCGGTTCCGGTTACGTAAAAATTCGCAGGATCGGTGTCGAGATCTACAAACCGATAGTTACCGGTGTTATCCGCCTTCGTCTCAGCTCCCGCGACTTCTTTTTGGTTGTGAAAGATTCGAAGCCGTACCACCGCGTTTGGGACCGGCTTCTCCTGGCCATTGGCCTGTTCCACGACTTTTCCGGCTAACTCGCCGCGGGAATCGGCTGCCCAAGCTGTTCCTGAGGCGAAGGCTAAGCCCGCGAAGGTGCAAAAGAGTAACTTCTTAACCATTGGCCGCGGCCTCCCGCGGGTGGCCGCACCACCCACAGAAGCGGTCTTGCGCGACGACGGATTTCCCGCACTTTGAACAAAACATTTTGCCGGACGGTTTTTTCTGGGTCGCGGGCTTGGGTCGAACGGTCTGAGGAATCCTGTTCTTGAGTTGACCGTCCACCGTCTCGAGAAAACGTTTCCATTCGTCATCCAAGAGATCCAGTTCCCGCATCGTCTCGATGGTTTTGGATTCGTATTTTTGCCGGAGCGCCTTGTAATCGTTGGCCGACAGTTTGCCGGTCTCGTAATCAAAGTCGAGTTCGCGTAATGCGAGGACGAAACCGGCTTTCTCCTCCCGGAGGTTCCGGCGCCGTTCAGCGGCGGATCGGCCCGTGGGAGCCACGGCTAGAATGTTTCCACCGCCGGATTCTTTACGGAAAAAGGGAAGGCCGATGAGTCCACCCGCCGCTACCGCGATCAAAATCGTAAACAGAGTGGACATGGGCGATCAGGTCTGTTCTTCCGTACCGTAGAGCTCCCGATCGAGCTCTTTTCGGTACTTTTCATCCGAAACCTGAGGACGGGGAGAGGGTTCGTCTTGGACCGATGGCTCTTTTCGCCATTTTCGAATGATCACCGACACGGCCAGAAGGCCGGCAGCTAACGCGGCCGCAGGAACAATCCAGGCTGTTCGGTTGAAGCCTTGAGGGACGGGGGAGGTGAGGACCTTTTCACCGTCTCGACTTACGAAGTATTTCAAGATCGTGGCTTCGTCTTCCCCCCGGGCCAGGCGCGCGCGGATCTCCGCCTTTGCGGGCTGTGCCCACTCATCGCAGGAACAGGATGCGAGATCGGGAAAGCCGCAGCCGCAAAGGCATTTCAATTGTTTTGAGATCGATTCTTCCGTCGCTCCTTGAGCCATCGCCGCCGGAACGGACGCGGTTACGGCGGCGCCGAAAATTACCAAGGCCAGCGCTGCGGCCCTTGCGATTTGCTTCACCGCAATTTGGCTCCCCGCAGGCCACATCACAATGAAGGTTCCAAAAATGAGGCAAAGTCCCCCCAGCCAGATCCACTGCACGAGGGGATGGACGATCACCTTGAGGAACGCCGACTGGTTGTTCGGGTCGTACGTCAACAGCGCCATGTAGAGATCTTCGCGCAGCGAACGCTGGATGGAGACCTGCGTGTTGGGCTGGGCCGGCTCGCCTCCCACATGGCTCTTATAAAAGACCCGGGCGGGATGCATGTCGGTAAAAGGGGCCCCGTTCTTGAAGACGCTGACGTTGGCGTAAACGGTGTCCTTGTGAGCATCTTGTTGGTCGCTCAAGGAGTCGTATCTCACGGAATAGCGGCCGATGTTCTTGGTTTCGCCGACCTTGAACTGCATCTCTTCTTCGACTTTAAAAGCCGAGCCGGTGAAACCGACGAAAAGCATGACGATCGCGACATGCACGATATAGCCGCCGTACCTCCGCCGGTTGGTCGCGACCAGGCGCAAGAGCGCCGTAACGAAATCTTCGTTAAGCGTGCGGCACCGAACGGCGATCCCCTTTCGGTATTCGCCGACAATGCTGGCCAAGACGAACGCGCAAAAGGAGAGCGACGCGACGACGTAAATCTGGCGCGTAAAGACGATCGTTACGACGGATGCGACAATCGCTATGGCCACGGGCAAGAGAAAATTCTGTTTCAATTGTTCCGGCGTGGTCTTACGCCACGCCACGATCGGACCGATCCCCGTCAGCAAGAGCAGAAGGAGGCCGATCGGAACCATTACGCTGTTGAAAAACGGCGGGCCGACCGTGATTTTGGTTCCTCGAATCCATTCGGAAAGCACGGGGAAAAGGGTCCCCCACAATATGGCGAACGCCCCGCCCACCAAAACGAGATTGTTGAAAAGAAACGACGATTCCCTGGAAAGAAAAGAGTCGAGTGTGTTTTTGCTCTGAAGATCTTTGAGTCTATAGATCACGAGCGATCCGGAGACCGTGATCGCGAAAACGAGGAAGCCGAGGAAATACGAGCCGATTCCCGATTGCGCGAACGAATGAACCGACGAAACGATTCCGGAACGGGTCAGGAACGTGCCGGTCATCGTGAAAAGGAAGGAGAGAATGACCAGAACCATGTTCCAAGTTTTGAGCATGTTCCGTTTTTCTTGAATGATGACGGAATGGAGGAACGCCGTGGCCGTCAGCCACGGCATGAACGCCGCGTTTTCCACCGGATCCCAAGCCCAATATCCTCCCCATCCGAGGACTTCGTAGGCCCAGGACGCGCCGAGGAGATTGCCCATGGAGAGGAAAAACCAGGCCAAAAGCGTCCAACGCCGGATCTGAAGAATCCATTGGTTGTCCAGACGGCCGGTCATCAGGGCGGCCATGGCGAAGGCAAAGGGAACCGTCATTCCGACGTAGCCCAGGTAAAGCGAGGGGGGATGGATCACCATGTAATAGTTCTGCAGGAGTGGATTCAGCCCTCGGCCGTCGGCCGGCGTGAACGGCAACGTGTTGAAGGGATTGGTCGTAAAAACCAGGATGACGAGAAAGAATGTCGCGATCGTCATCAAGGTCGCGATGACGTACGGAAGAAGTTGGTGGGAACGGTTTCGCTGAACCCACATCACCGCCGAGGAGTAGACGAAAAGGACCAGCACCCAAAAGAGGAGCGATCCCGCCTGTCCGCCCCACAAAGCAGCCACCTTATAGAAGCCGGGCATCGTCGAGTTGGAATAGGAGTAGACGTATTCCACCTGGAATTTTCCGGTGAGAAAACAGGCGATCAACAGGCCGGCACAGGTCGCTACAATTAGGCCGGCGGCCCAAACGGCGTTCCGGCTGCTCTCCACCAGCGCCGGCCGGCGGGTCCTGGCGCCGAGGATCGACATCACGACGGCATAAACGGTCACGACCAGACCTAAATGAAGGAGAATATTGCCCGCGGTCTCCATCTAAGGGGTCCCGGTCTTGGAAGCGCCGCCGTAATTGGGCTTTAATTTCTCTTCGTACCGAGAGGCGCACTTCGCCAAAACGTTGGATGCATCGACGGTTCCGCGCTCGTTCAATGTGCCCGTGACGACGACATCTGCACCTTCTTTGAACGTATCGGGGACGGCCCCCCGGTAGTCCACGGTCACGGCTTTATCGGCGTTTTCCACCCGAAAACGGATGAAGAAATCCTTTTCGGATTTTTCCACCGAGCCCATAGCCACCTTGCCCGCCACTTTAAGTTCCTGGCCCATGTACTTCTTCTCCTGCGCCAGAAGCTCGTCGACGGTGACGTAGTATTGCATCGATTTCGGAAGCAACGTGACGACGACGATCGCCAGGCCGACCGCGATAAAAAAGAAGCCGATCACGAACTTCGTTTTCTTTACATTCACAGGGCTAACCTCGGGCGTATGTTTTGCCGTACCTCGCGCACTTGTGCAACAAGCTTCGGCAACAGTTCCACAACGCGATCGATGTCCGCTTGCGTCGTGGACCAACCGAGCGAAAGCCGAAGCGAGCCGTGAGCCTGTGTCGGAGAGAATCCCATGGCCAACAGAACATGGGAAGGCTCCAGCGAACCGGAAGCGCAAGCGGCTCCGGTGGAGCCGTCGATTCCCTCGAGGTCGGCCGCGATCAGAAGGGATTCCCCGTCAACATTCTCGAACATCAGGTGAGTGGTGTTGGGCAGGCGAGTTTCCGCGCGCCC
This region includes:
- a CDS encoding ABC transporter ATP-binding protein — protein: MIVVSLNDVSRAFSERFVLHHIQLEMKEGEAVALVGHNGSGKTTLLRIVSTLLAPSSGEVRLFGDSEEELSSPSIRKKIGALFTEGFLYGDLTVRQNLNFYAALHGISPAPRLITEELDRFGMRAFENELVRTLSRGERQRIALIRSTLHSPSLILWDEPTTGLDQRGRQLFIDAAKSKKSKTTILCSTHDLSIVESWVDRTITLAGGRIQ
- a CDS encoding cytochrome c maturation protein CcmE, giving the protein MNVKKTKFVIGFFFIAVGLAIVVVTLLPKSMQYYVTVDELLAQEKKYMGQELKVAGKVAMGSVEKSEKDFFIRFRVENADKAVTVDYRGAVPDTFKEGADVVVTGTLNERGTVDASNVLAKCASRYEEKLKPNYGGASKTGTP
- a CDS encoding cytochrome c-type biogenesis CcmF C-terminal domain-containing protein, with the protein product METAGNILLHLGLVVTVYAVVMSILGARTRRPALVESSRNAVWAAGLIVATCAGLLIACFLTGKFQVEYVYSYSNSTMPGFYKVAALWGGQAGSLLFWVLVLFVYSSAVMWVQRNRSHQLLPYVIATLMTIATFFLVILVFTTNPFNTLPFTPADGRGLNPLLQNYYMVIHPPSLYLGYVGMTVPFAFAMAALMTGRLDNQWILQIRRWTLLAWFFLSMGNLLGASWAYEVLGWGGYWAWDPVENAAFMPWLTATAFLHSVIIQEKRNMLKTWNMVLVILSFLFTMTGTFLTRSGIVSSVHSFAQSGIGSYFLGFLVFAITVSGSLVIYRLKDLQSKNTLDSFLSRESSFLFNNLVLVGGAFAILWGTLFPVLSEWIRGTKITVGPPFFNSVMVPIGLLLLLLTGIGPIVAWRKTTPEQLKQNFLLPVAIAIVASVVTIVFTRQIYVVASLSFCAFVLASIVGEYRKGIAVRCRTLNEDFVTALLRLVATNRRRYGGYIVHVAIVMLFVGFTGSAFKVEEEMQFKVGETKNIGRYSVRYDSLSDQQDAHKDTVYANVSVFKNGAPFTDMHPARVFYKSHVGGEPAQPNTQVSIQRSLREDLYMALLTYDPNNQSAFLKVIVHPLVQWIWLGGLCLIFGTFIVMWPAGSQIAVKQIARAAALALVIFGAAVTASVPAAMAQGATEESISKQLKCLCGCGFPDLASCSCDEWAQPAKAEIRARLARGEDEATILKYFVSRDGEKVLTSPVPQGFNRTAWIVPAAALAAGLLAVSVIIRKWRKEPSVQDEPSPRPQVSDEKYRKELDRELYGTEEQT
- a CDS encoding heme exporter protein CcmB; translated protein: MIRFLTTVLTLAEKDVRIELRSKEMLYATFLFVMLCLVIFNFSFSINPQIVEKVAPGIIWVVVVFSGSISMNYLAHRDQEDHAHEGLLLAGCTGTALYFAKFVTTLVFMLVIQLLTIPFFILFFNFAVGDWLPAFASVLALGTIGYAAVGTLFASLLTHARLKELLLPVVFYPVVIPLLIAAVKATGEVFAGVTPKEIPLMVGFDLIFLTASALLFDFVVEDPS
- a CDS encoding zinc ribbon domain-containing protein — protein: MSTLFTILIAVAAGGLIGLPFFRKESGGGNILAVAPTGRSAAERRRNLREEKAGFVLALRELDFDYETGKLSANDYKALRQKYESKTIETMRELDLLDDEWKRFLETVDGQLKNRIPQTVRPKPATQKKPSGKMFCSKCGKSVVAQDRFCGWCGHPREAAANG
- the ccsA gene encoding cytochrome c biogenesis protein CcsA, translated to MKLNAVTSLALLTAFGTIFFYAPEEATQGMVQKIFYVHVACAITMYIGFFLAFLGGLFYLLEKKLHWDELVVSAAEVGFFFCTVVLLTGPIWAKPIWGTWWDWDPRLTTTLLLWLLYAAYMVLRGYFEGSARGRAVTSIVAIIAFLDVPIIHFSVRLWRGIHPSVMASQNSGLTPKMQATLAITFCAMVLLFSSLMVARFRLERNRNLLASARLQHSENV
- a CDS encoding CcmD family protein, with translation MNHLSYLIAAYLVFWIATLAYLFSIDRRQRQFQRSIRQLSEKKPAA